The genomic segment GAAGCTCAGGTCGCGCAGTGCCTCGACCTCCCTTCGCCCCGGGTAGACCTTGCGGAGTCCTTGCACCTCGAGCATCGTCAACGACCTCTCACCACTGAGCGCAGACCGTGATACCACCGCAGCACCCGCCGCTCGGCCAGCCGGAACAGCAGCGACAGGACGAAGCCGAGCAGGCCGAGCAGGATGATCCCGCTCCACATCTCGGGGATCGCGAAACTGCGCTGGAACTGGACGATCGTGAAGCCGAGACCGTTGCTGGCCGCGAACATCTCGCTGATCACCATCAGGATGATCGCGATCGCCAGGGACTGCCGCAGACCCGCCACGATCTGGGGCGAGGCCGAGGGCACGATCAGCTGGCGGATGCGGGCGGCGCCGCCGATCCCGTACGCCTTGGCGGTGGCGAGTTGCACGCTGTCGACCGCGCGGACACCCTCGACCGTGTTGAGCAGCACCGGCCAGACGCAGCCGAACACGATGACGATGATCTTCATGCCGTCCCCGATGCCCGCGAACAGCATGATCACCGGTACCAGGACGGGCGGCGGGACGGCCCGGAAGAACTCGAGCACCGGTTCGAGCGTGGCCCGCAGCCCGCGGTGCAGACCGACGGCGACGCCGAGCGCGATCCCGATGACCGCCGCCAGCAGATAGCCCGCCCCGAGGCGGAGCAGGCTGGGGAACACGTCGGCGTTCAGCCGGTCGAGGGTCCAGGTCTTGCCGAACGCGCGCAGGATGTCGCTCAGCGGGGGAGCGTAGAAGTTCTCGCTGCCCGCGCTGATCAGGAACCAGCCCGCGAACAGCACGACCGGCAGACCCAGCACGTACGCGACCCTTTTCATGAGGCAACCTCCCCCCGTACGGACTGATGCCACGCCAGCGTGCGCCGCTCGAAGAGGCGGGCGGCCAGGTTGATGGCCACGCCGAGCAGGCCGGTCACCGCGATCAGGGCGTACATGTCGGGCACCGCACCCGAGGTCTGCGCGACCGCGATCATCTTGCCCAGCCCGGGCGCGCCGATCACGAGTTCGGCCGTCACGGCCAGCACCAGGGCCACCGACGCGGCCAAGCGGACGCCCGTGAAGACGTACGGGAGGGCGGTCGGCCAGAGGACGTTGCGGATGCGGGCCCAGGCGCCTAAGCGGAAACTGCGTGCGGTCTCCTCGGCGATCGGGTCCACGTCGGCCACCCCGTAGAGCACCTGTACCAGCACCTGCCAGAACGCCGCGTAGACGACCAGCAGCAGCGTCGAGCCGAGGTCGGTGCCGTAGAGCAGCACGGCCAGCGGGATCAGCGCGACCGACGGGATCGGCCGCAGGAACTCGACTGTCGACGCGGTCGCGGCCCGCAGCACCGGCACCGCGCCGATCCCGACGCCGATCACCACCCCGGCCACGACCGCGATGGCCAGGCCGATCGCCCACCCGGTCAGGGTGTCGCCGACCGCCTGCCAGAACCCGGCGGTGACCACCTCGTCGCCCAGGGCGGCCGCGATCCGGGTGGCCGGCGGCAGGTAGCCGTCGTCGACCAGCCCGAGCCGCGGCAGCGCCTCGACGAGCAGGAGCAGACCAGCCAGGCCGTAGAGGCCTTTCACGGCAGGACTTTGGCCACGTCGGGGGTCGCTCCCTCGAAAATGCCGTCCTGCCGGCCCAGCTCGGCCAGGGTCTCCACCGAGGCCTGATTGATCTCGACCGGCCACTTGGGCAGGATCAGCTCGCCGCGCGTCTTTTCGTCGATCTTGGTGTAGCTGCCGAGGACTGCGCGCACCTCGTCGGGGTGGGCGTCGGCGTACGTGAGCGACTCGTTGATCGCCTCGGTGAACCGCTTGACCAGGTCGGCGTCCTCACCGGCGAGCTTGGCCGACGTGAAGTAGGCGGCCACGGTCAGGTCGGGCGCGGCGTCGACGTAGTTGGACGCCACGAGCCGCCCGCCCGCCGCCTTGACCGCCGACAGTGCCGGCTCGACCACCCAGGACGCGTCGACCTGCCCCTCCTGGAGGGCCGCGGGCATGTTCGCGAACGGGATCTCGACAAAGGTGATGTTCTTGGGGTCGCCGCCCGCCTTGCGCACGGATTCGCGCACGGTCGTGTCGCCGATGTTCTTGAGGGTGTTGACCGAGACCTTCTTGCCGGCCAGGTCGGCCGCCGTCTTGATCGGGCTGTCCGCCTTGACCATGACGGCGCCGAAGTCCTTGCCCTGCTCGCCGGTCGACGCGACCCCGGCCGACACCGTCTTGATCGGCACGTTCTTGGTCTGCGCGATGAGCAGCGAGGTCATGTTGCTGAAGCCGAACTGGAACTGGCCGCTGACGACGCCGGGCACGATGGCCGCACCGCCCTGACCGGCCTCCATGCTGACCTCGATGTTGCGGTTGGCGAAGAACCCCTTGTCCTTGCCGAGGTAGATCGGCGCCACGTCGACGATCGGAATCACGCCGACCTTGACCTGGTCGGCACCGTCGGAGCCGGTCTCGCCGGACGAGCCGCCCGACGAACCGCAGGCCGTCGCCGCCAACAAAAGCCCTGCTGAAGCTATCCCTATGAAGACACGTCGCATTCGTAGCCTCCGGTAAGCTGTGCGCATTGCGAACGATAGTTCTCGATGTGAACGCTAGGATGTGGGCCGTGTCCGGTCAACGATCTTCATCGATTCCACAGGTTGGCCGATGAGTCCGGACCACGTCCAATCGCTGGAGCGCGGGCTCGCCGTGATCAGGGCGTTCGACGCGCGCCGCCCCGAGCTCACGCTCAGCGAGGTGGCGAAGATCTGCGACCTGACCCGGGCCGCCGCCCGCCGTTTCCTGCTCACCCTGGCCGACCTGGGTTACGTGCGCACCGACGGGCGCCTGTTCAGCCTCACGCCGCGCGTGCTCGAACTGGGCTACGCGTTCCTGTCCGGCCTGTCGCTGCCGGACGTGGCCGCGCCCCACCTGGAACGTCTGGTGTCGCAGGTGCACGAGTCCTCCTCACTGTCCATTCTGGACGGCGACGACATCGTCTACGTGGCCCGGGTGCCGACGAGCCGCATCATGGCCGTGTCGATCAATGTGGGCACCCGTTTTCCCGCGTACGCCACGTCGATGGGCCGGGTCCTGCTGGCCGCACTGCCCCCGGCCGCCCTCGACGCGTATCTGCAGCGGGTCGCACTCGATCGGTTGACCGCCCGGACGGTCGCCGCCGCCGACGCGCTGCGCGCCGAGGTGACCCGGGTTCGCGCTCAGGGTTACGCGATCGTCGACCAGGAACTCGAGGAGGGGCTGCGGGCGATCGCGGCCCCGATCCACGACCGGGCCGGGGCGGTGGCCGGCGCCGTCAACATCTCGGTGCACGCCGCACGGGCCACTGTGGACGCCATGCGCCGCCGGCTGCTGCCCCCGCTGCTCGCGGCCACGGCCGCCATCGACGCCGACTTGCGCCTCAACGGCCGCAGCGCCGCCCGCGCCTAACGTCGGCACCTCACCCCGTCCGGTCCCGTTCACATTCTCGGGCGCATGTCGCCGAAACTTTCGGCCGGACCCCGTCCGTTTGAGGGGTATTCATGTCGGTCGGGAGCGTGCCCATGGCTAATCGGAAACAACATTGGGCGTTGTGGTTTCCGGAACTTGCCGTTAACGTTTCGATCGATCCGGGTCACTTTCTGCTGTAGCGGTTCGCGGGGCTCCTCCACCGGCGCCTCCGGTCCGTGCCATCCCCCTC from the Paractinoplanes abujensis genome contains:
- a CDS encoding ABC transporter substrate-binding protein codes for the protein MAATACGSSGGSSGETGSDGADQVKVGVIPIVDVAPIYLGKDKGFFANRNIEVSMEAGQGGAAIVPGVVSGQFQFGFSNMTSLLIAQTKNVPIKTVSAGVASTGEQGKDFGAVMVKADSPIKTAADLAGKKVSVNTLKNIGDTTVRESVRKAGGDPKNITFVEIPFANMPAALQEGQVDASWVVEPALSAVKAAGGRLVASNYVDAAPDLTVAAYFTSAKLAGEDADLVKRFTEAINESLTYADAHPDEVRAVLGSYTKIDEKTRGELILPKWPVEINQASVETLAELGRQDGIFEGATPDVAKVLP
- a CDS encoding IclR family transcriptional regulator domain-containing protein produces the protein MSPDHVQSLERGLAVIRAFDARRPELTLSEVAKICDLTRAAARRFLLTLADLGYVRTDGRLFSLTPRVLELGYAFLSGLSLPDVAAPHLERLVSQVHESSSLSILDGDDIVYVARVPTSRIMAVSINVGTRFPAYATSMGRVLLAALPPAALDAYLQRVALDRLTARTVAAADALRAEVTRVRAQGYAIVDQELEEGLRAIAAPIHDRAGAVAGAVNISVHAARATVDAMRRRLLPPLLAATAAIDADLRLNGRSAARA
- a CDS encoding ABC transporter permease, giving the protein MKGLYGLAGLLLLVEALPRLGLVDDGYLPPATRIAAALGDEVVTAGFWQAVGDTLTGWAIGLAIAVVAGVVIGVGIGAVPVLRAATASTVEFLRPIPSVALIPLAVLLYGTDLGSTLLLVVYAAFWQVLVQVLYGVADVDPIAEETARSFRLGAWARIRNVLWPTALPYVFTGVRLAASVALVLAVTAELVIGAPGLGKMIAVAQTSGAVPDMYALIAVTGLLGVAINLAARLFERRTLAWHQSVRGEVAS
- a CDS encoding ABC transporter permease, whose amino-acid sequence is MKRVAYVLGLPVVLFAGWFLISAGSENFYAPPLSDILRAFGKTWTLDRLNADVFPSLLRLGAGYLLAAVIGIALGVAVGLHRGLRATLEPVLEFFRAVPPPVLVPVIMLFAGIGDGMKIIVIVFGCVWPVLLNTVEGVRAVDSVQLATAKAYGIGGAARIRQLIVPSASPQIVAGLRQSLAIAIILMVISEMFAASNGLGFTIVQFQRSFAIPEMWSGIILLGLLGFVLSLLFRLAERRVLRWYHGLRSVVRGR